The following coding sequences are from one Panicum hallii strain FIL2 chromosome 5, PHallii_v3.1, whole genome shotgun sequence window:
- the LOC112892729 gene encoding atherin-like, whose amino-acid sequence MGPEPEATTPPRPEAAPQEQGTRPAATTEASATEPSVEVGPSPAELAAEGTAATTEAAAPGVAEVVEVAAPEAAEVAAPGATEAAAPEAAETAAPEVAEVASYAAPLAEEEEPEVRLGDRINSVSARYAEERAKLVQGRELLQEELEQARVREAAALQREKAATRREAEALEGLIAVEEMKQAVADRKASAAVEAEK is encoded by the exons ATGGGCCCGGAGCCGGAGGCCACCACACCGCCACGACCCGAAGCTGCCCCCCAGGAGCAGGGCACCAGGCCCGCTGCGACGACCGAGGCATCGGCGACAGAGCCGAGTGTCGAGGTCGGGCCCTCTCCAGCTGAGCTAGCAGCAGAGGGGACCGCTGCCACGACGGAGGCTGCAGCGCCAGGGGtagcggaggtggtggaggtcgcggcgccggaggcagcggaggtggctGCACCGGGGGCGACAGAGGCagcggcaccggaggcagcaGAGACAGCGGCACCGGAGGTCGCCGAAGTTGCCAGCTACGCCGCCCCActggcagaggaggaggaaccggag gttcGCCTGGGCGACCGCATCAACTCCGTCTCtgcccgctacgccgaggagcgcgccaagctcgtgcaGGGGCGCGAGCTTctgcaggaggagctggagcaagcTCGCGTccgagaggcggcggcgctccaacGGGAGAAGGCGGCCACGCGGCGGGAAGCAGAGGCCCTCGAGGGGCTGATCGCTGTGGAGGAGATGAAGCAGGCGGTGGCAGACAGGAAGGCGTCGGCAGCGGTCGAGGCGGAAAA ataG